GGAGTATTAATAAAGAATAAAAATAGAATACATGGAAGTTCAAGGAAGAGTAAAATTGATTGGAGAAACCCAAACTTTTGGAAACAATGGTTTTAGAAAAAGAGAAATTGTAGTAACAACAGAAGAGCAATACCCACAGCATATTATGATAGAGTTTGTTCAAGATAAAACAGAATTGTTGAACAATTACCAAGTGGGGCAGCAAGTAAAGATAAATATCAACTTACGAGGTAGAGAGTGGGTAAATCCACAAGGAGAAACAAAGTACTTTAACTCTATCCAAGGGTGGAGAATTGAAGCCTTGCAACCAGAATCTGCTGCGGGTAATGTGCCACCAGTGCCACCAGCTGATGCTTTTGAGCCTGCTGGCGACTTAAATGAAGATGAGCACGACGATTTGCCGTTTTAAAAATGAATATTTAAAGTTTAGCTAGCCGTAAAAACTTTAAAACAATTAAAAACCTCAACGTTAATTTAAAATGTTGAGGTTTTTTTATTTTTATAAACCATGCATTACTTAACACAGAAAATTTGGTTTCCAGATGTTAACCAAGCCACGGCCGATGGTTTGCTGGCCGTTGGTGGCGATTTATCGATTGAAAGATTAATTTTAGCTTATAAGTCGGGTATTTTTCCATGGTTTGAGAACGAAAGCCCTATTTTATGGTGGTCACCAAACCCACGTTTTGTGCTTTTTCCAGAAAAGCTTAAAATTTCAAAAAGTATGAAACAGGTTATTAAGGCTAAAAAGTTTGAAGTTACTGTTAATAAGGTGTTTAACGAAGTGATTTCCGAATGCTCTAAAATAAAACGATCTGGGCAAGATGGTACCTGGATAACCGAAAGTATGATTAAGGCCTATAATGAACTACACGAAAGGGGTTACGCTAAATCTGTTGAGGTTTGGGAAGGGAGTGAATTAGTTGGCGGGCTTTACGGTATTGATTTAAAAAACGGTGTGTTTTGCGGCGAAAGTATGTTTGCAAAAGTAAGCAATGCCAGTAAATTGGGTTTTATTACCTTTATTGAAAATAGTAATTACAAACTGATTGATTGCCAGCTTTATACCAAGCATTTAGAAAGTTTAGGAGCCGAAGAGATTTCAAGAGATATATTTATTACTTATTTGAAAGATACGAAATGTTAAAATTATATGAAAAAAACTACAACCTTTGTATTTCTGATTCTACTTTACTTTTCGGGGTACTCGCAAATTTTAAAGCATAAAATACCAGATAAGCTGGTTGTTTTAACCTTCGATGATGGTTGCGAAAGTCAATATTCGGTTGTGGCGCCCTTGTTAAAAAAGTTCAATTTTAAAGCCACCTTTTTTATGTGTGAGTTTCCACCAAATTACAAAGACAGTACGATGTACATGACTTGGGCAAAGGTGAAAAAGTTGTCGGAAGATGGGTTTGAAATCGGGAACCATACGCTTTCCCATAAAAAGATGAATCAAATTTCTAAGCAGGAGGCTATTGAGCAAATAAAAGCCATCGAGCAGAGATGTGATTCTGTGGGCATTAAAAAACCAAAATCGTTTGCTTATCCTGCTTATCGCTTGAATGAAACGTCTTTGCAAATCCTAAGTAAACTTAATTATAAGTATGCCAGAGCAGGAGGAGACAGGCCGTATAATCCATTGGTTGATCACCCGTATTTAATACCGAGTTGGGCAATGCAGTCAGATAACAAAGATGATATTCAAAATGCCTTCAATCAAGCAAAAAATGGAAATATTGTGGTTATAACAGTACATGGTGTGCCCGACTTAGAACACCCATGGGTCAATACTCCGCCAAAATTATTTGAGGAACACCTTCAGTATTTAAATGACCATGATTTTAAAGTAATCTCTATAAGTGATTTAGATGATTATATAAATTTAGATGAAGCTCTAAAATCAATACCTCCAGATTTTAATAAGCCTCTTAGGTGAAGTTTTAATCAAAAGAGTTCCTTGATGCTCTGTGTTGGGGATGGTTCGTTTCAAAAAAATTCTTTATTGGCTTAGTGCGTTAACTTCTTCGTATCTAAAACAATCTACTTCATGGTCGTTTACCATGCCAGTGGCTTGCATATGGGCGTAAATAACAGTGGACCCCACGAATTTAAACCCCCGTTTTTTTAAATCCTTGCTAATGGCATCACTTAAAGGTGTATTGGCTGGTGCGTTTTGGTAGTTTTTTAAAGCGTTTTTTATAGGTTTCCCATCAACAAAACCCCAAATATAATTGCTGAAAGAACCAAATTCCTCTTGTATTTTTATAAAGGCTTGTGCATTGGTAACGGTAGCTTTCACTTTAAGTTTGTTTCTTATAATGCCAGTGTCTTCAAGTAACGTGTCTAATTTTTTTGGGTTGTAATTGGCAATCTTTTTATATTCAAAATCATCAAATGCTTTTCTGAAATTTTCGCGTTTCCGCAATACGGTAATCCAGCTTAAGCCCGCTTGGAATGTTTCTAAAATTAAAAATTCAAAAATGGTATTGTCGTCATAAATGGGTACACCCCATTCTTGGTCGTGATAGGTTTCGTAAAGGGCATCGCCAACGCACCATCCGCATCTGTGTTTTGCTTCCATAATATTTAGAAAGTTTTAAAGTAAAAGTATGACAAATATCATCTGAATTGAAATGTTAAGCCCTTAATTTTGAGCTTATCATATTGTCCGATAAAAAATACTATTTATGAATGCTTTAATACAATCAAGTTTAGAACGCGGTTTGTCGTATCAGTCCTATAGAGAATTAATGAAACGATTGGTTGATGAAAAATCTACCACGGGTTTGGAGAAGACAAAAGACAGAATTAATTTCACCAAGCTTAACGATCGCCGCATGAAGCGTTGGGATAAAACCATTAAGGTGGCTAAAAGTATGCAGAAAAAAATTGCCGAATTTAATCACCCTACAACGTGGTTGGTTATTAGTGAAAGTTGGTGTGGCGACGCAGCACATGTATTG
This genomic stretch from Flavobacteriaceae bacterium GSB9 harbors:
- a CDS encoding DUF3127 domain-containing protein, yielding MEVQGRVKLIGETQTFGNNGFRKREIVVTTEEQYPQHIMIEFVQDKTELLNNYQVGQQVKININLRGREWVNPQGETKYFNSIQGWRIEALQPESAAGNVPPVPPADAFEPAGDLNEDEHDDLPF
- the aat gene encoding leucyl/phenylalanyl-tRNA--protein transferase; translation: MHYLTQKIWFPDVNQATADGLLAVGGDLSIERLILAYKSGIFPWFENESPILWWSPNPRFVLFPEKLKISKSMKQVIKAKKFEVTVNKVFNEVISECSKIKRSGQDGTWITESMIKAYNELHERGYAKSVEVWEGSELVGGLYGIDLKNGVFCGESMFAKVSNASKLGFITFIENSNYKLIDCQLYTKHLESLGAEEISRDIFITYLKDTKC
- a CDS encoding polysaccharide deacetylase family protein, which produces MKKTTTFVFLILLYFSGYSQILKHKIPDKLVVLTFDDGCESQYSVVAPLLKKFNFKATFFMCEFPPNYKDSTMYMTWAKVKKLSEDGFEIGNHTLSHKKMNQISKQEAIEQIKAIEQRCDSVGIKKPKSFAYPAYRLNETSLQILSKLNYKYARAGGDRPYNPLVDHPYLIPSWAMQSDNKDDIQNAFNQAKNGNIVVITVHGVPDLEHPWVNTPPKLFEEHLQYLNDHDFKVISISDLDDYINLDEALKSIPPDFNKPLR
- a CDS encoding DNA-3-methyladenine glycosylase I; translated protein: MEAKHRCGWCVGDALYETYHDQEWGVPIYDDNTIFEFLILETFQAGLSWITVLRKRENFRKAFDDFEYKKIANYNPKKLDTLLEDTGIIRNKLKVKATVTNAQAFIKIQEEFGSFSNYIWGFVDGKPIKNALKNYQNAPANTPLSDAISKDLKKRGFKFVGSTVIYAHMQATGMVNDHEVDCFRYEEVNALSQ